The following proteins come from a genomic window of Nocardioides albertanoniae:
- a CDS encoding NuoB/complex I 20 kDa subunit family protein has translation MGLEEKLPSGVLLTTVEGLAGYFRKASLWPATFGLACCAIEMMTSGGPKYDLARYGMEVFRASPRQADLMIVAGRVSQKMAPVLRQIYDQMPEPKWVLAMGVCASSGGMFNNYAIVQGVDHIVPVDMYLPGCPPRPEMLIDAIVKLHEQIQGGSLGVNAEAEEAAQETAALRQLPLIDQTGLLR, from the coding sequence ATGGGTCTAGAAGAGAAGCTTCCCTCGGGCGTACTGCTGACCACGGTCGAAGGTCTGGCCGGCTACTTCCGCAAGGCGAGCCTGTGGCCGGCGACGTTCGGTCTCGCGTGCTGCGCGATCGAGATGATGACGTCGGGCGGGCCGAAGTACGACCTGGCCAGGTATGGCATGGAGGTCTTCCGGGCCTCGCCGCGGCAGGCCGACCTGATGATCGTCGCCGGTCGGGTGAGCCAGAAGATGGCCCCGGTGCTGCGCCAGATCTACGACCAGATGCCGGAGCCGAAGTGGGTGCTCGCGATGGGCGTCTGCGCCAGCAGCGGCGGCATGTTCAACAACTACGCGATCGTGCAGGGCGTCGACCACATCGTGCCCGTCGACATGTATCTGCCCGGCTGCCCGCCGCGGCCCGAGATGCTGATCGACGCGATCGTGAAGCTCCACGAACAGATCCAGGGTGGCTCGCTCGGCGTCAACGCCGAGGCCGAGGAAGCCGCTCAGGAGACCGCCGCGCTGCGCCAGCTGCCGCTGATCGACCAGACGGGACTCCTGCGGTGA
- the nuoE gene encoding NADH-quinone oxidoreductase subunit NuoE — translation MTLAPETFDELREIAARYPQARSGLLPMLHLVQSVEGRVTPEGIDACAEVLGLTPAEVSGVATFYTMYKRHPVGTHHVGVCTNTLCAVMGGDEIFACLREKLEIGNDETSADGSVTLEHIECNAACDYAPVVMVNWEFFDNQTPESAMRLVDDLSAGREVVASRGAKITSWREAERVLAGFEDGLVDEGPAAGEASQVGLRLAAENDWKAPEA, via the coding sequence ATGACGTTGGCTCCGGAGACGTTCGACGAGCTGCGGGAGATCGCCGCTCGCTACCCGCAGGCCCGGTCCGGGCTGCTGCCGATGCTCCACCTGGTGCAGTCGGTGGAAGGACGCGTCACGCCCGAGGGCATCGACGCGTGCGCCGAGGTGCTGGGGCTGACCCCTGCCGAGGTCAGCGGCGTGGCGACGTTCTACACGATGTACAAGCGCCACCCCGTCGGCACTCACCACGTCGGGGTCTGCACCAACACCCTGTGCGCTGTCATGGGCGGCGACGAGATCTTCGCCTGCCTGCGCGAGAAGCTCGAGATCGGCAACGACGAGACCAGCGCCGACGGTTCGGTCACGCTCGAGCACATCGAGTGCAACGCGGCCTGCGACTACGCGCCGGTGGTGATGGTCAACTGGGAGTTCTTCGACAACCAGACGCCGGAGTCGGCGATGAGGCTGGTCGACGACCTGAGCGCGGGCCGCGAGGTCGTCGCCTCCCGCGGCGCGAAGATCACCTCCTGGCGCGAGGCCGAGCGGGTCCTGGCCGGCTTCGAGGACGGGCTGGTCGACGAGGGCCCGGCGGCGGGCGAGGCATCCCAGGTCGGTCTGAGACTGGCCGCCGAGAACGACTGGAAGGCGCCGGAGGCATGA
- the nuoF gene encoding NADH-quinone oxidoreductase subunit NuoF → MTDTLTPVLTSNWGDERAWTLSAYAATGGYDALDVALGMAPEDVQTTVKDSGLRGRGGAGFPTGVKWGFLPPADPDNPKPRYLVVNADESEPGTCKDIPLMMASPHTLVEGVIISSYAIRAERAFIYVRGEVLHVIRRLQAAVREAYAAGHLGKNIHGSGYDLELVVHAGAGAYICGEETALLDSLEGRRGQPRLRPPFPAVAGLYASPTVINNAESIASVPAIVKNGADWFSGMGTEKSAGVGIFSLSGHVETPGQFEAPLGITLRKLIELAGGVRKGHELKFWTPGGSSTPLFTQEHLDVPLDFEGVQAAGSMLGTRALQIFDDSVCVVRAVLRWTEFYKHESCGKCTPCREGTWWLVQVLERLEKGDGVPEDLDLLLDQCDNILGRSFCALGDGATSPITSSIKYFRDEYLAHLEQGGCPFDPTKSTAWAEAKQ, encoded by the coding sequence ATGACCGACACCTTGACCCCGGTGCTGACCAGCAACTGGGGCGACGAACGGGCCTGGACGCTGTCCGCCTACGCGGCGACCGGGGGCTACGACGCTCTCGATGTCGCGCTCGGGATGGCGCCGGAGGACGTGCAGACGACCGTGAAGGACTCCGGCCTCCGGGGCCGTGGTGGTGCGGGCTTCCCGACCGGCGTGAAGTGGGGCTTCCTGCCGCCGGCCGACCCGGACAACCCCAAGCCGCGCTATCTCGTGGTCAACGCCGACGAGTCCGAGCCGGGCACGTGCAAGGACATCCCGCTGATGATGGCCTCGCCGCACACCCTGGTCGAGGGCGTGATCATCTCCTCCTACGCGATCCGCGCCGAGCGTGCCTTCATCTACGTACGCGGCGAGGTGCTGCACGTGATCCGGCGGCTGCAGGCTGCGGTCCGCGAGGCGTACGCGGCCGGCCACCTCGGCAAGAATATCCACGGCTCCGGCTACGACCTCGAGCTGGTCGTGCACGCCGGTGCCGGGGCCTACATCTGTGGTGAGGAGACCGCGCTGCTCGACTCGCTCGAGGGGCGCCGTGGTCAGCCCCGGCTCCGGCCGCCGTTCCCGGCCGTCGCCGGTCTCTACGCGAGCCCGACGGTGATCAACAACGCCGAGTCGATCGCCTCGGTGCCGGCGATCGTGAAGAACGGCGCCGACTGGTTCTCCGGCATGGGCACCGAGAAGTCGGCTGGCGTCGGCATCTTCTCGCTCTCCGGTCACGTCGAGACGCCCGGCCAGTTCGAGGCCCCGCTCGGCATCACGCTGCGCAAGCTGATCGAGCTCGCCGGCGGCGTACGCAAGGGGCACGAGCTGAAGTTCTGGACCCCCGGCGGCTCCTCGACCCCGCTGTTCACCCAGGAGCACCTCGACGTGCCCCTCGACTTCGAAGGGGTGCAGGCGGCCGGGTCGATGCTCGGCACCCGAGCACTGCAGATCTTCGACGACTCGGTGTGCGTGGTGCGCGCGGTGCTGCGGTGGACGGAGTTCTACAAGCACGAGTCGTGCGGCAAGTGCACCCCGTGCCGTGAAGGCACCTGGTGGCTGGTGCAGGTGCTGGAGCGGCTGGAGAAGGGCGACGGTGTCCCCGAAGACCTCGACCTGCTGCTCGACCAGTGCGACAACATCCTCGGCCGCTCGTTCTGCGCGCTGGGTGATGGTGCGACGAGCCCGATCACGAGCTCGATCAAATACTTCCGGGACGAATACCTGGCCCACCTCGAGCAGGGTGGCTGCCCCTTCGATCCCACGAAGTCGACCGCATGGGCGGAGGCGAAGCAGTGA
- a CDS encoding NADH-quinone oxidoreductase subunit D — translation MTATAEPTGDERTFTVTGQDWDELTDALKDVKDERIVVNMGPQHPSTHGVLRLILELEGETVTEARAGIGYLHTGIEKNMEFRSWTQGTTFVTRMDYLSPIFNETAYVLGVEKLLGIGAEVPEKANVIRLLLMELNRISSHLVAIATGGMELGALTVMTIGFRERELCLDLFEFITGLRMNHAYIRPGGIAQDVPEGTVARLEEFIELMKKRLEEYAALCNANPIFKGRLEQVGYLDLEGCLALGLTGPILRATGYPWDLRKTQPYCGYEEYEFEVITWDTSDSYGRFRIRLAEMWESLRLMEQATKRLADLEGAPVMVADKKIAWPSQLSVGSDGQGNSLDHIRHIMGESMEALIHHFKLVTEGFRVPAGQAYVALESPRGELGAHVVSDGGTKPYRVHFRDPSFTNLQATSVMSEGGMVADVIVAIASIDPVMGGVDR, via the coding sequence ATGACCGCGACCGCTGAGCCGACCGGCGACGAGCGTACGTTCACCGTCACCGGCCAGGACTGGGACGAGCTGACCGACGCCCTCAAGGACGTCAAGGACGAGCGGATCGTCGTCAACATGGGTCCGCAGCATCCCTCGACCCACGGGGTGCTGCGACTGATCCTCGAGCTCGAGGGCGAGACCGTCACCGAGGCGCGTGCCGGCATCGGCTACCTGCACACGGGCATCGAGAAGAACATGGAGTTCCGCTCCTGGACGCAGGGCACCACCTTCGTCACCCGGATGGACTACCTCTCGCCGATCTTCAACGAGACGGCGTACGTCCTGGGTGTGGAGAAGCTGCTCGGCATCGGCGCCGAGGTGCCGGAGAAGGCCAACGTGATCCGGCTCCTGCTGATGGAGCTCAACCGGATCTCCTCCCACCTGGTCGCGATCGCGACCGGCGGCATGGAGCTCGGCGCGCTGACCGTGATGACCATCGGGTTCCGCGAGCGTGAGCTGTGCCTCGACCTGTTCGAGTTCATCACCGGCCTCCGGATGAACCACGCCTACATCCGCCCCGGCGGCATCGCCCAGGACGTGCCCGAGGGCACCGTCGCGCGGCTCGAGGAGTTCATCGAGCTGATGAAGAAGCGGCTCGAGGAGTACGCCGCGCTGTGCAACGCCAACCCGATCTTCAAGGGCCGCCTCGAGCAGGTCGGCTACCTCGACCTGGAGGGCTGCCTCGCGCTCGGGCTCACCGGCCCGATCCTGCGCGCGACCGGCTACCCGTGGGACCTGCGCAAGACGCAGCCCTACTGCGGCTACGAGGAGTACGAGTTCGAGGTCATCACCTGGGACACCTCCGACTCCTACGGCCGCTTCCGGATCCGGCTCGCCGAGATGTGGGAGTCGCTGCGCCTGATGGAGCAGGCCACCAAGCGGCTCGCCGACCTCGAGGGGGCGCCCGTCATGGTCGCCGACAAGAAGATCGCCTGGCCATCGCAGCTCTCCGTCGGCTCCGACGGCCAGGGCAACTCGCTCGACCACATCCGCCACATCATGGGTGAGTCGATGGAGGCCCTGATCCACCACTTCAAGCTGGTCACCGAGGGCTTCCGCGTGCCTGCCGGCCAGGCGTACGTCGCGCTCGAGTCGCCGCGCGGCGAGCTCGGCGCCCACGTGGTCAGCGACGGTGGCACCAAGCCCTACCGGGTCCACTTCCGCGACCCGTCGTTCACCAACCTGCAGGCCACGAGCGTGATGTCCGAGGGCGGCATGGTGGCCGACGTGATCGTGGCGATCGCGTCCATCGACCCGGTGATGGGAGGCGTCGACCGATGA
- a CDS encoding NADH-quinone oxidoreductase subunit C translates to MFGVQDSGDTSGYGGLTRQHAMPSRTSDVGVQPYGGWFKEVADALAFADADAVIHRGELTFHVRRERLFEALKVLRDELRFELCSGVSGVHYPADQGLSDHGGELHAVYHLLSMTFNRRVRIETSAPDADPHVPSGVSVYPTLDWHERETYDMFGIVFDGHPGLTRILMPDDWPGHPQRKDYPLGGIPVEYKGATIPPPDQRRSYS, encoded by the coding sequence ATGTTCGGCGTGCAGGACTCCGGCGACACCAGCGGCTACGGCGGGCTGACCCGTCAGCACGCGATGCCGAGCCGCACCAGTGACGTCGGCGTGCAGCCCTACGGCGGCTGGTTCAAGGAGGTCGCCGATGCGCTCGCGTTCGCCGACGCCGACGCGGTCATCCACCGCGGCGAGCTGACCTTCCACGTACGCCGCGAGCGGCTGTTCGAGGCCTTGAAGGTGCTGCGCGACGAGCTGCGTTTCGAGCTCTGCTCGGGGGTCTCCGGGGTTCACTACCCCGCTGACCAGGGGTTGAGCGATCACGGTGGCGAGCTGCACGCGGTGTACCACCTGCTCTCGATGACCTTCAACCGCCGGGTGCGGATCGAGACGTCGGCCCCCGACGCCGACCCGCACGTGCCGAGCGGCGTGAGCGTCTACCCCACGCTCGACTGGCACGAGCGGGAGACCTACGACATGTTCGGGATCGTCTTCGACGGCCACCCGGGCCTGACCCGCATCCTGATGCCCGACGACTGGCCAGGCCATCCGCAGCGCAAGGACTACCCGCTCGGCGGCATCCCCGTGGAATACAAGGGCGCGACGATCCCGCCGCCGGACCAGAGGAGGTCCTACTCATGA